Genomic window (Ureibacillus composti):
GGATTGAAGGATATGACGAAGAGGAACGATTAGTTCGTTACAATGTTTCAAGAAATGCGTTAGTTATAGAAAACGGTAAAGAAACATTAATTGCTCCATATGACCGCCAATTCAATTCAAAAACTGTGGGCCAACGTTCTATGGCGATTTTCGCAGGGCCATTGTTTAACTTTATTTTAGCGTTCTTTATTTTTCTTGCCCTTGGATTAATGCAAGGTGTTCCGACCTATGAACCGGTCATTCGTGATGTGGTAGAGAATGGACCTGCAGCAGCTGCTGGTATGGAATCTGGTGACCTAGTAAAAGAAATTAATGGCCAACCAATTAAAGATTGGCAAGAATTATCTGGAACTGTTCAAGAAAGTCCAGGTGAAGCATTAACGTTTGTAGTTGAACGTGATGGACAAGAACACGAGTTGACAATTACACCAGCTACCCTTGAAGATAGCGGTAAAGAGTACGGTCAAATCGGTGTTATGTATCAAAGTCCTGTTGAGAAAAATCCCCTTAAAGCGATTGCCTTTGGTGCAACACAAACATGGGATTATACAGTGTTAATCATTAATCTATTAGGGGATTTAATTACCGGTCAGTTTACGATTGATGCGTTATCAGGACCAGTAGGAATCTATAAAGCAACTGAAGAAGTTGCACAATATGGTGTGTTTAACTTAATGAACTGGGCAGCGGTATTAAGTATCAACCTAGGAATTATGAACTTATTACCATTACCAGCATTAGACGGAGGACGACTATTATTCTTCGGTATCGAAGCATTGCGCGGCAAACCGGTCGACCGTCAAAAAGAAGGCCTCGTTCACTTTGTCGGAATTGTACTACTGATGATCCTAATGGTCGTCGTTACATGGAATGACATACAAAGGTTCTTCTTCTAGATAAATAGCAAGAACGAGTATGAACTGAATAAACAGAGTTTAGAGCTTGTGGCAATACAACAAAATTAAACTTATAAACCTTATTCGAATTGGGCCGCCCCCATTTTCGGATAAGGTTTTTTTGTAATGTGAGTATGAAATTAAAAATATAAGAAAATACCATATGAAATGAACTCTTGGTTGGATGAAGTTCAAAAAAGAGGTCGCTTGTGATTGGAAATGAACTTCATCGGGGGAATGAAGTTCAATAAGAGGTCATTCATGTTTGGAAATGAACTTCATCTAGGCTATAACGGACAAAAAAGGAGAACCTATCGATCGAATTTCCCGTCATTAACTATGCTTGCTAGATAAACAGGTGAAACCAATAGGAGCAATGTTCACCTATATATTTAGTATTGCCCATGCACTTCGGGTGTGTATTGTTCCCTTGTTTAAGAAACTATTGATAGTTATAGTTTAGTTAATAGAATTTTCTCCTTAATTAGGAAGGATTTTTAATCGATTATACTTAATAAAAAAATGAAAACTTCTTTTATATAGTATGGGTTAAAGCTGATAGGGGAATATGAGATTTTTTAGGAAGGTTCCATCAATCTCTTGATGATCAAACAAGTGAAGTGAATTTTAATGAAGTGTTCAATGGAAATCCCGTTCATCGATGCAATGAAGAGGATTCTAGGCATAAATTGGAAAGGAAACCCCTTCATCAAGACGATGCAAAGGATTCCAGAAAGAGAAATTCCAGTGAAAACACTCTTCATCAAGTTAGATAGAATTTCGGGTAAAAACACCGTTCATCGTTACTATGAAGAGGATTTTACATTGGAAATGCTATTAGAAACATCCTTCATCAAACTAATGAAAAGAACTTCATTAATTATCAAACGAAAACCCTTCATAAATACTATAAGTGAATATTCACTGACCCGAGCTTCTTGCTCAAGAAAGAAGTTCAAAGACTAGTAGTGCAGTCCAAAAATGCACTTTGCTGGTAACTTATTAAATTGTAATCAAATTGTATACACTTGAAGTATTCTGGGTGTGCTATGCTAGTAAGGGGAATACTGAAATGAAAAGGATGGAGCGCTTATGAAACAAAGTTTGACTTTTATTCCAACGATGCGTGAAATACCTTCTGAAGCAGAAGTGAAGTCTCATGTCATGCTACTTCGTGCTGGGTTTATTCGTCAAAGTACGAATGGTGTTTATTCCTATTTACCTTTAGCTAAACGCGTATTACGAAAAATAGAAAACATTATTCGAGAAGAATTAGAGGGGATCAATGCTGTTGAAATTGCGTTACCATCTATTCAATCGGCAAATAGTTTGGAGCAATCAGGACGGTTAACAAGCTATGGTCCAGAAGTAATTCGGATGCATGACCGTCATAACCGTGAACTTCTACTTGCTCCAACGAATGAAGAAGCAGTTACAGAATTAGTGAAAGATGAAATACAATCCTATAAAAAATTACCGTTTACACTATATCAAATTCAAACGAAATATCGAGATGAACAAAAAACGCGTTTCGGATTATTAAGAAGCCGTGAATTTATTCTAAATGATACGTACTCCTTTCACTCAAATGAGGAAAGCTTGAATGAGACCTATGAACAGATGTTTAAGGTGTACTCTAATATTTTAACGAAACTTGGATTACAATTCCGCGCGGTTTCTGCTGAAAAAGGTGAACTTGAATCGCATGAATTCATCGTTTTATCTGATATTGGTGAGCATACTTTTGCTTATTCAAACCACTCAGACTATGCAGCAAGTATTGAAACTGCCAAAGTGATTACCGAATATGTTTCTTCTGAAGAACCCATGGAAGATTTAGAAATAGTTGCAACCCCAAATGAAAAAACGATTGAAGAGGTAAGTCAGTTTTTTGAAATGCCAACAGTTAATTGCATTAAATCCCTTGTTTTTAAGGTGGATGAAGAGCTATACGTGGTATTAGTTAGAGGCGACCATACTGTCAATGAAACGAAATTAATGCAAGTGTTAAATGCGAAGTCAGTTGAATTAGCAGATGAAGCCTCTATACAAGAATTACTTGGGTGTTCTCCAGGTTCTATAGGGCCAATTAAATTACCTTTAAACGTAAAGGTAGTCGCAGATCATGCCATTAAAACGATTCGAAATGGCATTGCTGGTGCCAATGAAGATGGCTATCACTATAAAAATGTAAATCCTGAACGGGATTTTGCTATTAATATATATGATGATATCCGGTATATTCAAGAAGGGGAACCTTCACCAGATGGACAAGGTGAAATTTCTTTTGCTAAGGGGATTGAAGTTGCCCATATTTTTAAACACGGGGCAAAATTTTCATCAAACTTAAATGCCACGTTTATTGACGAACAGGGAAAAGCTCAGCCTTTTATTATGGGAAGCTATAATCTGGGGGTTTCTCGATTGCTTGCAGTGATTGCGGAACAATATCAAGATGAAAACGGATTTGTTTGGCCAAAACAATTGGCTCCATATGATATCCATTTAATGTGTGTGAATCGGGATGATGAAGTTCAATTTGAATTAGCAGAAGAACTTTATGGCATTTTAACGTTTTATCAATATAATGTATTATATGACGATCGTTCAGAGCGAGCAGGAGTGAAGTTTGCAGATTCGGATTTACTTGGTTTACCCGTCCGCGTAACAATTGGTAAAAAAGCAGTCGATCGAATGGTAGAAGTAAAAGTCCGTAGTACAGGCGAAACCTTTGAATGTGCGAAAGAAGAAATCGGCGAACGACTTAATGAATTCTTCCGTTCAAATTAATTTTATTGTGAACTACTTAAATGAATGAGAGTGAACGGGGCTGTCCAGAAATTATAAATTTTTTGGACAGCCATTATCATGAGTATTAAAAATCGCAGAAGCTTTTATCATTAGGGTTCCCGGGTGTTAAGGAGGAACCTTGTCGGAGGGCACATCAAAATGTCACTGTCAAGCAAGCAACTTTGCCACGACAAAGATGCTCTAACGGAAGTCATAAAGGGGACGACACGTCTCGATAAGGGAAAGATCAAAAAAAACAATAAGTACATATTGAGGAATTTAATTCATTTATGAAGGTGCTCACGGTTGGAGTATAATAGAGTTTTTAACAGATTTAAAAATTTAGAGCGTTTGCGCCTTTTATATTTAGCGAAAAATTAGAGTAGGTGGTGAGTTTATGTCAGAAATTCAAGAAGCAAAAGAACGGTTTCGAACACTTTTGCAACAATTACAATTAACTGAAGATGTCTACATGTCATTTTTTGAAGACGGGGAGCTCACACGTCTAACAGTTCATAAGAAAAAACGTATATGGGAATTTGCAATGAAACTGCAAAACATTTTACCATTCCAACTCTATCAACTGATGCGTACACGAATGGCACAACAATTTGCAAATATTGCCCAAACAAATATTTCTATAGAAGCTTCACAACCGGAAGTGACGGAACAACTCATTACGGATTACTGGTTACTGGCCATTGAGCAGATTGATGATATGTCTCCGCCACTTAGAAATCGATTAATTTCACAAATTCCAAAGTGGACAGGACATAAAATCATTGCTTCCTGCATGATTGAACTAGAACAATTAACGTTAAAATCAAAATATACAACAAAAATTGCAGAAGCTTTTCAGCGTTTTGGTTTTCCAACCATACCAGTCGAGTTTCAATTAGTAGAAGCCAATGAAGAATTAATTGAAGCGCAAAAAACATATATGGAACAACGTCAGCAAGAAGAAGCAGCTATGGCAAAACAAGCGTTAGAAGACCTACAAACTCAAGAAAAAGCGAAGAAAGATAATCCGTCTGTTGAAATTAGTGGGCCATTCCAACTTGGGAATCATATTAAAGACACCGAGGTTATGGACATTAAGAGCATTATCGAAGAGGAACGACGTGTTGTTATTGAAGGGTTTGTTTTCGCTGCTGATATTAAAGAATTACGTAGTGGACGTTCATTACTTGAAATTAAAATTACCGACTATACAGATTCGATCTTAGTGAAAATGTTCTCTCGCGATAAAGAAGATGCAGAAATGATGTCTCACTTGAAAAAAGGTATGTGGGTAAAAGTACGTGGTTCAGTTCAAAATGATACATTCGTACGTGACCTTGTTGTGATGGCACAGGATATCAACGAAATATTTAAAGAAACACGTCGAGATACTGCTCCAGAAGGTGAAAAGCGGGTCGAACTACATTTACACTCGCCGATGAGTCAAATGGATGCTGTTACGCCAATTGACCGTCTCGTTGCCCAAGCAGCGAAATGGGGTCATCCGGCGATTGCCATTACTGACCATGCAGTAGCACAGGGATTCCCAGATGCCTATGCTGCGGGAAAAAAACACGGCATTAAAATTATCTACGGTATTGAAGCCAACTTAGTGGATGACGGTGCTCCGATTGCTTATGCAGAACAGCATATTGCACTAGATGATGCTACATTCGTCGTGTTTGACGTGGAAACAACAGGTCTTTCCACTGCCTATGACACGATTATCGAGTTAGCCGCTGTCAAAATTAAAGAAGGTAAAGTGATCGATAAATTCGAGCGATTCTCCAATCCTCACAGACCTTTATCTGCCAAAATTATTGAGTTAACACATATTACGGATGACATGCTACAAGATGCACCAGAAGTCGATCAAGTTGTTACGGAGTTCCGCGACTTTATAGGCGATAGCATCGTCGTAGCTCATAATGCGTCGTTCGATATTGGCTTCTTATATACGGCCTATGAAAAAGCGGGTATTCAAGGGGTAATTCATCCCGTTATTGATACGTTGGAATTATCTCGTTTCTTAAACCCAACCCTTAAAAGTCACCGTTTAAATACGCTTTGTAAAAAATATGGGATTGAATTAACACAACATCACCGTGCCATTTATGATACCGAAGCTACTGGTGAATTGATGCTCCATTTATTAAAGGATGCAAAAGAAAAAGGGATTGACTATCACGATGATTTCAATAAAAACGTTGGTGGTAACGAAAGCTATAAAAACTCTCGCCCATACCACTGTACGATTTTAGCGAAAGATGATGATGGGCTAAAAAATCTATTTAAATTAATTACGATTGCCCATACGCAAACATATTATCGTGTTCCGCGTATTCGACGTTCTGATTTAATGAAACTGCGTCAAGGCTTACTTATTGGATCAGGATGTAATAATGGTGAACTATTTGAAACGATGATGAACAAATCACCTGATGAAGCAGAAAAGGTTGCGAAATTCTATGATTATATCGAAGTGCAGCCAAAACCGGTCTATTCACCACTAATTGAAGGCGGGATCATCCACGATCAATGGAACCTCGAAGACATTCTACGAAAACTGGTGAAGCTTGGGAAGAAATTAGATATTCCGGTTGTCGCAACTGGAAATGTGCATTATTTAGATAAAAATGATGCGGTCTTCCGTCAAATTTTAGTTGGGTCTCAAGGTGGAGCGAATCCGTTAAACCGTTACCGATTACCACAGGTTCATTTCCGTACAACGAACGAAATGCTAGAGGAGTTTGATTTCTTAGGTCCTGATCTTGCAAAAGAAATCGTGGTAACGAACTCTCAAAAAGTGGCAAACATGATTAGTGATGTAAAACCAATTAAGGACAAACTTTATACACCAAAAATTGAAGGTTCCGATGAAGAGATTACAAAGATGACCTACGAAATGGCGAAACAAATCTATGGCGAAAATCTTCCGGAAATCGTTCAAAAGCGAATTGAGAAAGAATTAGCTTCGATTTTAGGACACGGGTTTGGGGTAATTTACTTAATCTCAGCAAAACTCGTGAAAAAATCGCTTTCAGACGGGTATTTAGTAGGTTCCCGTGGTTCGGTAGGGTCGTCACTTGTCGCAACATTTATGGAAATTACGGAGGTAAATCCTTTACCACCTCATTACGTTTGTCCAAATTGTAAAAATGTCGAGTTCTTCGATGATGGTTCGGTTGGTAGTGGATTTGACTTACCGAATAAGGATTGTCCGGAGTGCGGTACGGCCTATAAAAAAGATGGACAAGATATTCCGTTCGAAACCTTCCTAGGATTTAAAGGGGATAAGGTACCTGATATCGATTTGAGTGTGACACGTTGCTAATTGAAAAGATTAGCCACTAGCTTTTGCTAGGAGAACTGCTATTTCGAAGTGTGGAATGAAGGAGTAACGCCCTGAAACATACTCACTGAAGCTACGGCAAGCGATGATGTTATTGTAAACAACTAAGTCGTTTGAAGCCCGTTAAAGTAGGCTGAAGTTCACCCTAACAGTACGGCTGAGGAAAGGGAAGTACAAACTTCCTGTGAATGATAGGTCTGGTGTCTATAAAATTTCTATGGTTAGAATCGGTAGAATCACCGGGACGAACCCTCGACTGACTTTTCGTGAATGTCACGTAGCAGAAATGCTATGGGGTCCAGATTAGGACTTCTGAGTGTGGATGAGTAAGCGTTTGGTTATGAAAATCCATATTGTGTTATAGGCACAATCAAGCTCAGCGGAATTTAGGGGGAACCTAAGGGAATATGTACAGATAGAAATAGTGGAACGTGTGAAGCTCTCGACATAACAGAAGGTTACACTTCGATGACGATGGTATGTGGAAAGGCTAATTGCTATAACACATTTTACGAGAGTGGCAGTAGTGCCGTAGTACCGAAGAAGAAATGCTGTAGATGACTGAATACTCAATAGGTCGGAGGATAAAACATTTCAGAGGGAAGGGCACAAGTCGTTAACGTTGAAACCAAACCTACAAAAAGTCAGATTCGTGTATGACTAAAGAGAACGAAAGCTTCGCAAAGGAGTGATTAGTTGGCTGACTTAATGATACAAAAATTAAGAAACAACGAATACTTTGGCTTACAACCAATTTTCGATAATCTTTACGAGCAAAGCAAAAATGGTCGATATTTTACAGACATTTATAAATTGATTATTTCCAAAGAAAACATTTTATTAGCCTTTCGGAACTTAAAAAGCAATACAGGATCTAAAACGAAAGGTACAAACGGACATACAATAAAGCATTTAAATGAAATGGATGCCGATCAATTAGTTAGATTAACAAGGAAAAGACTAGAGAACTACACACCACATACGGTAAGGAGATTATTTATTCCGAAGCCGAATGGTAAGATGAGACCACTTGGGATTCCAACGATTGAGGATAGACTGATACAACAAATGTTCTTACAAGTATTAGAACCGATTGTGGAAGCAAGATTTCATCCTCAAAGCTATGGATTCAGACCTAAAAGAAGTACACACGATGCATTAGCAAGATGCTATCACATGGTCAACCATAGTCATCAGCATTTCGTGGTTGATGTAGATATCAAGGGATTTTTCGATAATGTGAATCACAAAAAGTTGTTAAGGCAACTATGGACAATTGGAATAAGGGATAAAAGAGTTTTATCAATTTTAAAAAAGATGCTTAAAGCTGAGATTACAGGTGAAGGCTTTCCGAAAAAGGGTACTCCACAGGGTGGTATTTTATCACCTCTACTCGCTAATGTTGTGCTGAATGAACTAGACTGGTGGGTTTCGAATCAGTGGGAAACAAAGCCAACTAGAGTACCCTATAAATTGAAACGTAATAAAACGGATGCACTGAAAAGGACAAGGCTAAAGCCAATGTATCTTGTTAGATACGCAGATGATTTTAAAATTTTCACTAATTCTTATGAAAACGCTAGAAGGATTAAAATAGCGGTGGAAAAATGGCTCGAGGAAAGATTATTACTTGAGATCAGTGAAGAGAAAAGTAAAATTACTAATTTGCGTAAAAACGGTACAGACTTCTTGGGAATTCGATTTAGAGCTGTTCAAAAAGGAAATGCCAGAACAGGTTACATTGTAAATTCAAAAATGGACCCGAAAGCAAAACAAAAAGTGCAAGGGGTCATCAGGCATCAGTTAATAAAACTCCGAAAAAGTCCTACCCCAGAAAAAGTGATGAATTTTAATGCAAACATTCTTGGCTTGCATAACTATTACAAGATTGCCACTAGAATATCTCAAGACTTTAATGAGATAAGACATAAAGTTCATCCAAATATTAAATCATTAATGTTTAGAAACATATTTGTGAAAACGAAAGAAACAAATAATGTTATTGATAAGTTTTACGGGGATTATAATTGTCTAAGATTTAAAAGCAATGGATTGCTGGTATATCCTATTGAAGCGATTCGGCATGATATACGAGGACAGAGAAAACCTGAATTTACGATTTACAACGAGAATGACAGGTCCTCAATTCATAAAGATTTAAAACAAGTATCTGTCCGTGAAATTGAAATGTTTCGTAAGGGAATATATAAATCGAAAAGTGTTTTGTATGAAAATAACCGCCTAAGCAAATATGTGGCTCAAAAAGGATGTTGCGGTATTACAGGGGGACGTTTGACTCCCCATAATGCAATCTGTCATCATATCAAGCCAACAGTTCTAGGTGGAAGTGATGCATTTGACAACTTGATAATTATTAATAAGAAATATCATATGCTCATTCACAGTAGATATCCGATGATGCATAAAGATTACGAAAAAATGTTAGCTAAATTCGAAAAGAATGCAATAACAAAACTAAACAGGCTAAGAACGGAAGTAGGAAATCCAAAACTTAGTCTATAACTTTCAACAATGTTAACGATGGAACGCCGTATGACTCCGAAAGGGTCACGTACGGTGTGGGACGGGGGAAAAGCTAGAGATGACATCAAAGGCTTACCTATCGTCATATTTCTCCGGGGAATATCAACCACAAGCCCACAACTACACTAAAGTGCTATTTGGTGAAGATTACGTTTTCCGTGCCGGTACAATTGGTACAGTTGCCGAGAAAACGGCTTACGGGTATGTGCGCGGTTATCAAAATGATCATAACTTAACGTACCGTGGGGCAGAAGTGGATCGTCTCGTACAGGGCTGTACAGGGGTAAAACGAACAACAGGTCAGCACCCGGGTGGGATTATCGTAGTACCTGATTATATGGATATTTATGATTTTACACCAGTTCAGTTCCCAGCTGATGCCCAAGATGCTGAATGGAAAACAACTCATTTCGA
Coding sequences:
- a CDS encoding proline--tRNA ligase is translated as MKQSLTFIPTMREIPSEAEVKSHVMLLRAGFIRQSTNGVYSYLPLAKRVLRKIENIIREELEGINAVEIALPSIQSANSLEQSGRLTSYGPEVIRMHDRHNRELLLAPTNEEAVTELVKDEIQSYKKLPFTLYQIQTKYRDEQKTRFGLLRSREFILNDTYSFHSNEESLNETYEQMFKVYSNILTKLGLQFRAVSAEKGELESHEFIVLSDIGEHTFAYSNHSDYAASIETAKVITEYVSSEEPMEDLEIVATPNEKTIEEVSQFFEMPTVNCIKSLVFKVDEELYVVLVRGDHTVNETKLMQVLNAKSVELADEASIQELLGCSPGSIGPIKLPLNVKVVADHAIKTIRNGIAGANEDGYHYKNVNPERDFAINIYDDIRYIQEGEPSPDGQGEISFAKGIEVAHIFKHGAKFSSNLNATFIDEQGKAQPFIMGSYNLGVSRLLAVIAEQYQDENGFVWPKQLAPYDIHLMCVNRDDEVQFELAEELYGILTFYQYNVLYDDRSERAGVKFADSDLLGLPVRVTIGKKAVDRMVEVKVRSTGETFECAKEEIGERLNEFFRSN
- the rseP gene encoding RIP metalloprotease RseP, whose amino-acid sequence is MQTVIAFIIIFGSLVFFHELGHFIFAKRAGIMVREFAIGFGPKIFGMTKGETLYTIRLLPLGGYVRMAGEDMDSVELQPGYRVGLVLNSDNVVEKVYLNQNVQHPNILFMEVERADLEKGLWIEGYDEEERLVRYNVSRNALVIENGKETLIAPYDRQFNSKTVGQRSMAIFAGPLFNFILAFFIFLALGLMQGVPTYEPVIRDVVENGPAAAAGMESGDLVKEINGQPIKDWQELSGTVQESPGEALTFVVERDGQEHELTITPATLEDSGKEYGQIGVMYQSPVEKNPLKAIAFGATQTWDYTVLIINLLGDLITGQFTIDALSGPVGIYKATEEVAQYGVFNLMNWAAVLSINLGIMNLLPLPALDGGRLLFFGIEALRGKPVDRQKEGLVHFVGIVLLMILMVVVTWNDIQRFFF
- the ltrA gene encoding group II intron reverse transcriptase/maturase, translated to MADLMIQKLRNNEYFGLQPIFDNLYEQSKNGRYFTDIYKLIISKENILLAFRNLKSNTGSKTKGTNGHTIKHLNEMDADQLVRLTRKRLENYTPHTVRRLFIPKPNGKMRPLGIPTIEDRLIQQMFLQVLEPIVEARFHPQSYGFRPKRSTHDALARCYHMVNHSHQHFVVDVDIKGFFDNVNHKKLLRQLWTIGIRDKRVLSILKKMLKAEITGEGFPKKGTPQGGILSPLLANVVLNELDWWVSNQWETKPTRVPYKLKRNKTDALKRTRLKPMYLVRYADDFKIFTNSYENARRIKIAVEKWLEERLLLEISEEKSKITNLRKNGTDFLGIRFRAVQKGNARTGYIVNSKMDPKAKQKVQGVIRHQLIKLRKSPTPEKVMNFNANILGLHNYYKIATRISQDFNEIRHKVHPNIKSLMFRNIFVKTKETNNVIDKFYGDYNCLRFKSNGLLVYPIEAIRHDIRGQRKPEFTIYNENDRSSIHKDLKQVSVREIEMFRKGIYKSKSVLYENNRLSKYVAQKGCCGITGGRLTPHNAICHHIKPTVLGGSDAFDNLIIINKKYHMLIHSRYPMMHKDYEKMLAKFEKNAITKLNRLRTEVGNPKLSL